DNA sequence from the Desulfocurvus vexinensis DSM 17965 genome:
TCAGCCCCGTGACCTTTCCGGCCAACGCCAGGGCGCGGGTGGATCAAGTGAAGGGCTTGCCGGACATACGGCTCGCCGAGAGGGCCCTGCGTGAGGCCGGGTTCTCCAGGACACAGGCCAAGGCCGTTTTGGCTGAAGGATTCAAGGCCCTGCCTCTGCGTGACGCCGAGGATGCCCATAACGGGGGTGCAGATGCGGTCGCCGCTCTGCTGCGGCGCAACATCGCCACCATCAAGACGTCCGCAAGGAGGTAATCCATGGACGAGATCAAACAGCTGCTGGAAGAGCAGCACAAGGCGTTCGAGGAGTTCAAGCAGGCCAACGACGATCGTCTTACGGCCATCGAGAGGAAAGGCTTCGCTCCGGCCGACCTGGAGGAAAAGGTCGCCAGGATCAACGAGGACCTGACACGGTTGGGCAAGGACCTGGCCGATGTCGCCAAGAAGGCCAACCGGCCGGGTGCGGGAGCCGATGGCCAGGACCCCATGGCCCGGGAGCACAAACAGGTCCTGGGCAAGTACCTGCGCAAGGGCGACGACCGCGATCTGGCCGGGGTCCAGCGCAAGGCAATGGCCACCTACAGCGATCCCGACGGCGGCTATTTCCTCACCGAGGACATGGCCCAGGCCATCGAGCGCACCGTGAGCGCCATGTCCGCGCTCTCCGGCATGGCCCAGACCATCGCGGGCAACGCGGCCGTGTACAAGAAGCCCGTGCGCACCATCGGCGTATCCTACGCCTGGCGCGGGGAAGGCGAAAATCCGTCGACCACCTCGACGCCCAAGTTCAGCCTGCTGACCTTCGAAGCCCGGGAGGTGGACGCTTTCCCCGAGGTGACCAACGAGAGCCTGGAGGACCTGGGCTTCAACGTCGAGGCTTTCCTCATGGAGGAAGTCGCCCTGGCCTTTGCCGAGGCCGAGGCCGAAGCCTTCCTGACCGGCAACGGCATCTCCCGTCCGCGCGGACTGCTGACCTATGACGCCGTGGCCAATGATTCCTACGTCTGGGGCAAGCTCGGCTACGTGCTCTCCGGCGGCAGCGGCGCGTTCGCTTCCAGCAACCCCAGCGACAAGCTCATCGACCTGATCCACGCGCTCAAGGCCCAATACCGCGCGTCCGGGGCCTTTCTCCTGAACGACCTGACCTTGGCCGCCATCCGCAAATTCAAGGACGGCCAGGGCAACTACCTCTGGCAGCCGGGGCTGCAGGCGGGCGTCGCAGGCGTGCTCCTGGGCTATCCGGTGCGCACCGACGACTACATGCCCGACGTGGCCTCCGGGAGTCTGTCCATCGCCTTCGGCGACTTCAAAAGGGCCTACCTGATCTACCGCCGCCGGGGCATGCGCATCATCCGCGACAACATCACCAACAAGGGTTTCACCTCCTTCTGGGTGACCGAGCGCTTCGGCGGCGGCGTCCAGAACTTCGAGGCCGTGAAGCTCATGAAATTCTCCGCGAGCTAAAGGAGGCCGACATGCGCGATCTCTACAGCAACCTCAAGACGACCCAGGTCCTGGCCCCGGCCGTGTACGACGCTGACCAGAACTCCGACCCCGTGGACCTGCAGGGCTTCGACTCC
Encoded proteins:
- a CDS encoding phage major capsid protein is translated as MDEIKQLLEEQHKAFEEFKQANDDRLTAIERKGFAPADLEEKVARINEDLTRLGKDLADVAKKANRPGAGADGQDPMAREHKQVLGKYLRKGDDRDLAGVQRKAMATYSDPDGGYFLTEDMAQAIERTVSAMSALSGMAQTIAGNAAVYKKPVRTIGVSYAWRGEGENPSTTSTPKFSLLTFEAREVDAFPEVTNESLEDLGFNVEAFLMEEVALAFAEAEAEAFLTGNGISRPRGLLTYDAVANDSYVWGKLGYVLSGGSGAFASSNPSDKLIDLIHALKAQYRASGAFLLNDLTLAAIRKFKDGQGNYLWQPGLQAGVAGVLLGYPVRTDDYMPDVASGSLSIAFGDFKRAYLIYRRRGMRIIRDNITNKGFTSFWVTERFGGGVQNFEAVKLMKFSAS